The stretch of DNA CCGATTAATCAAGATGTGCACATCCTTCATCCACGGAAAAGTAATCGTAACTGAGAAGTAGAGAGGAGAGAAGAGCTTAAAGCATCCTGAGACCTGTGAACTGCATGCTCCACTTCTCATTCTTGTATTCCATGGCACGGGTGATGGAGATTGACGATGGGACCGTGGGAGACAAAAGCTGGGTGGTGGAGATCGATGGCCAGTCCAAGAAAATCGATCCACTAATCGAGAACAAACAATGGTCGAAGCAGTCCATATACAGGGTTCCTGCTTGCATAAAAAAATTGAACACAGAGGTCTACACGCCCCAGATCGTCTCCTTCGGCCCGTACCACCATGGCGAGAATGACCTCATGCCGATGGAGGAGCACAAGCACAGAGCACTGCTCCACTTCCTCAAGAAAGCAAAGAAGCCTTTCCACGAGTTCATGGCCGCCATGGAGGCTGAGTTTGAGCGACTGCAAGAGGCTTATCAGAGCCTCGACGAGCGATGGAAGGATAAGGAATCGTTCCTGCGGCTGATGATCCTCGATGGCTGCTTCATGCTCGAGATAATGCGCGTCAAGACGCAGAAGTCCTCCGACCATGGCTACGCGTACGATGATCCCGTCTTTAGCGAAAGTGGCATTCACCACAACGTGCCCTACATAAAGCGAGATATGATGATGATCGAGAATCAACTGCCTCTGCTGGTTTTGGACCAACTGGTTCTCGTTGAGGGTCTTCATCGCACGGTAAGTGCAGCTTTACGCTTTCTTCTTTCGTTTTACCTGAATTATTACCTCGTCTTTCGACGTTGAACTATGCCACAGGCGGAGAAGTACGTAGACGAGCTGATGCAAAGATTCTGGGAGTGGAATTCCACGGCGAGCCTGGGGCAGCGCCTCCACCCCCTTGGCGTGCTCCACAGCGGCCTGCTGAAACCCTGCGGGCAGAAGAACAGGGATCCCAAGACGCCGAAGATGGACACGATCATCCGGTCGGCGGTTGAGCTGCACGAGGCCGGCATCCGCTTCAAGACGAGCGAGTCCGACAGCCTCCTTGACATCTGGTTCGATAACGGTGTCCTCAGCCTGCCGAAACTTACAGTCGACGACAACACCAAGTACATGTTCCTCAACCTCATGGCGTTCGAGCGCCTCCACGTCCGCGCCGGCAACGACGTCACCTCCTTCGTCTGCTTCATGGACCACATCATCGACTCCGCCAAGGACATCAACCTGCTGCACTACAAGGGGATCATCCTGAACGCGGTGGGAAGCGACGAGGCCGCCGCCGAGCTGTGCAACCGCCTGACCAAGGACGTGGTACTCGACCCCAGCAGCAGCCTCGGCAAGGTCCAAAACGACGTCAAAAATTATATCCAGAATGATTGGAGAAGGCATCGGGCCAACCTCAGACACACCTACTTCACGAGCCCATGGACCACCCTCTCACTCATGGCCGCCATCGTCTTGTTGATTCTCACGGTGCTGCAGACCATTTACACCATGTTGCAG from Musa acuminata AAA Group cultivar baxijiao chromosome BXJ2-11, Cavendish_Baxijiao_AAA, whole genome shotgun sequence encodes:
- the LOC135627354 gene encoding UPF0481 protein At3g47200-like, which codes for MEIDDGTVGDKSWVVEIDGQSKKIDPLIENKQWSKQSIYRVPACIKKLNTEVYTPQIVSFGPYHHGENDLMPMEEHKHRALLHFLKKAKKPFHEFMAAMEAEFERLQEAYQSLDERWKDKESFLRLMILDGCFMLEIMRVKTQKSSDHGYAYDDPVFSESGIHHNVPYIKRDMMMIENQLPLLVLDQLVLVEGLHRTAEKYVDELMQRFWEWNSTASLGQRLHPLGVLHSGLLKPCGQKNRDPKTPKMDTIIRSAVELHEAGIRFKTSESDSLLDIWFDNGVLSLPKLTVDDNTKYMFLNLMAFERLHVRAGNDVTSFVCFMDHIIDSAKDINLLHYKGIILNAVGSDEAAAELCNRLTKDVVLDPSSSLGKVQNDVKNYIQNDWRRHRANLRHTYFTSPWTTLSLMAAIVLLILTVLQTIYTMLQFHLSA